The Panthera leo isolate Ple1 chromosome D1, P.leo_Ple1_pat1.1, whole genome shotgun sequence region GAAGCAGGAGGATGATGGGATCAGATTGGCAGTTCAAATAATGGTCAGGTGAAAGATAAGGCCTAAAACAGAGCAGTGGCCATGGGTATTCAAAAAGTGGTCAGACTGCAGAGGTAACTGTTTCCATGGGGGAgaggattgagagagagagggagtcctcCAGGGAGGACTCCCAGGTTTCTGTGTGGATGGTGGTGACATTCATTGGTAAAGAAAACGCAAGAGGAGATGCCATTTTGAATGATAcatactaagtgctcaataaatactaaattGAAATTGAACTTAATTAAAAGATAGATTGCTTCCTTTGGACACATTGACTTGAGGTACATTTCAACTGCGGCTCAGGACAGTGGTCTTGGAGTGTGTATGGCTGGTGGCAAAGGCCTGGGAGTCAGTCTGTTCACAGAGGACAACCCAGAATGAGAAGGCTGAGAATAGCAGAAAGCCCAACTTTTaagagatggaaaaggaagaagaaactaaaaggaaaaccacttgttgacatttattgagcacctacagcAAGAGACTGTACTGGATGCCTCTCCACGAGTAAAGTGCTCAAGAAGAAAATGGCCAACAGGTTTTTTCTATGTGCCCAAGACTCAGTGGGAACCTGAGAAATGATACAATGATCTGGTTGAAATTGAAGGCACATTCCAGGTTCCGACATTTGTCTTACTCCTCCAAGCCTTTTCCTCCCACCCCTTCACATGGAGTCTGGATTAGGTGACATTACTTTTATTGAAGGGGAGTGCAAGCAGGTGTGGGCAGCTGCTTCTCTTTTAGAGGATGCAGGCTAAACTGAAGGCACTGGGAAGGGAAGGCCAGAGCTGGGCTATGGGTGCAGGATTCACTCCTTATTTGGGCGTGAATGCTGCATTGGGAGAGGGAGATTTATTTGGGGACTAGGCATAGGCACAAGAGAAGCAGACAGCACCAGCCCTCAGGCTGCACTCTCTACTTGGAGCACCGCGGCTTCAGCAGCCCCAGATTTCCCGGGATCTTCCTCGGTGTCCTGTGGAGGTTCTGGCTCCAACTTGGGCTCCAGGGCAGGCCGGGCTTCTGGTTGGCCATCAGCCCTCCGGCCAGGGCCTAGGCGAGGTGGCTTGACTGGCGTGGGCGTTGGTGCTGCGGGGCCTTTCCGACCAGAGAGGGCCCTTCGCAGGCTCTGTACCTTCTGCAACCCGCTGCGCCGAAGCCGCCGGGCCCTGGACTCCACAGGCTCCTCGTCTGAGCTCTCCTCAACTTCGGCCTCCggctgctctgggccaggctggggctggTCTGCCAGGCCTAAGGGCTCTGGCGCCTTCTGGAAGGCGCTGGCTGGGATTTCAGCCTCCTCCTGCATGTGATGAACACAGCTCTGACCCTGGCAGTCCCCTACCCCGCAGCAGCCTGAGCCTCACTCCTCAATTACACCGGGGAACCGCCCCACCCTTGGGGCGGGCCCAAGGGGCATAGAAAAGGCAGGCGTGggagagcagggggcaggggtggagagggggagcTACTGGCAAACTGCAAAAGTTTGGAAATTAGGTGGGACCCGCTTAAGCAGGCTGGTGGTCGCAGGGGCAAGAATCGGAGGCAGGGAACGGTCGCAGGATGCACTTCCGCCACCGTTATTTCCATTCAGGGATGGGCTGGGACTTGGAGCAAATTCGGTGTACGTGGCCTGAGCTCGAGCTGGCCGACCCTGGTTGGCCAGGCTGCGTTCAGGCTCTGAGGGATGGGGCAGCGTGGTGGGAAGTGGGTGCGGCTCTGCAAGTCCGTTCCACCGGATGGGGTCAGGAATGCGGGTGTGGTAGGCGGCCGGGTAAGGGGGGTGGGGTTGGCCCAGATGGTGGCCGGGAGGTGGGGGACGCCTGTGGTCACTGACCTTGAAGAGCAAGACGTGGAGCTTCCCGCGCGCCACCAGCAGCCCGTGGTTGGCCTCCAGCCGCTGCACCTGGGCGGCGCGGCGCACGGCGCGCTCCTGGGCGGCGTCCGCGTGCGAGCCCACGCGCTCCGCCTTGGCCAGCAGCTGTGCCAGCGTGTTGCTCGTGGTGTCGTGGCTGCGGCTCAGCGCCCCCAGGCCGCTCTGGATGCGGCGCACAGAGCCCgccaggcctccctgcctccgAGCCAGGCCCCCCTGCCGCTCCCGCAGCGCCTCCAGCATGGTGGCCAGCTTCTCCAGCAGCG contains the following coding sequences:
- the CAVIN3 gene encoding caveolae-associated protein 3, which produces MGESALEPGPVPAAPARGPVHAVTVVTLLEKLATMLEALRERQGGLARRQGGLAGSVRRIQSGLGALSRSHDTTSNTLAQLLAKAERVGSHADAAQERAVRRAAQVQRLEANHGLLVARGKLHVLLFKEEAEIPASAFQKAPEPLGLADQPQPGPEQPEAEVEESSDEEPVESRARRLRRSGLQKVQSLRRALSGRKGPAAPTPTPVKPPRLGPGRRADGQPEARPALEPKLEPEPPQDTEEDPGKSGAAEAAVLQVESAA